From Lagopus muta isolate bLagMut1 chromosome 28, bLagMut1 primary, whole genome shotgun sequence, a single genomic window includes:
- the IKZF4 gene encoding zinc finger protein Eos isoform X1 encodes MLLLRVVPRRRVRLPLPPLPPHRGSSRTDIVPGGPGPGGGGGGRVVPVLAALLGLGAALSYGERRRRAAHAAAAAPSYPRYTREEVGRHRSPEERVWVTHGTDVFDVTDFVELHPGGPDKILLAAGGALEPFWALYAVHGEPHVLELLQQYKVGELSPDEAPPAPDAQDPFAGDPPRHPGLRVNSQKPFNAEPPAELLAERFLTPNELFFTRNHLPVPVVEPSSYRLRVDGPGGRTLSLSLDELRSRFPKHEVTATLQCAGNRRAEMSRVRPVKGLPWDIGAISTARWGGARLRDVLLHAGFPEERQGEWHVCFEGLDADPGGAPYGASIPYGRALSPAADVLLAYEMNGAELPRDHGFPLRVVVPGVVGARSVKWLRRVAVSPAESPSHWQQNDYKGFSPCVDWDTVDYRTAPRHPGAAGAIGRHSAAARSRGAAGGADGEGLRVERRGARGGARGRVAGRRAHVERGAAGGRKGPAGPGVGMGAVGADGAGGGGDGAGDRLQSGGQQLQRAARQRGAHLEPARGAEHRLAPRPCVCAGLTAAPTALSPRGNVIPQHCHPHGSVAPWPALDAAVPLLARRSLLYGP; translated from the exons ATGCTGCTGCTCCGCGTTGTCCCCCGGCGCAG AGTCCGTCTGCCCCTCCCGCCGCTCCCTCCGCACCGCGGCTCCTCCCGGACGGACATCGTCCCCGGCGGTCCGGGCccgggggggggcggcggcgggcgagTGGTCCCGGTGTTGGCGGCGCTGCTCGGCCTCGGCGCGGCGCTGAGCTATGGAGAACGGCGGCGGAGG gCCGCTcacgccgccgccgccgccccgtcGTACCCCCGGTACACACGGGAGGAGGTGGGGCGGCACCGGAGCCCCGAGGAGCGCGTCTGGGTGACCCACGGCACCGACGTGTTCGACGTCACCGACTTCGTGGAGCTGCACCCGGGGGGACCCGACAAAATCCTGCTGGCGGCCGGTGGGGCCCTGGAGCCCTTCTGGGCACTGTATGCGGTGCACGGAGAACCGCAcgtcctggagctgctgcagcagtacAAGGTGGGCGAGCTCAGCCCCGACGAGGCACCGCCGGCCCCCGACGCCCAGGACCCCTTCGCCGGGGACCCCCCCCGGCACCCCGGGCTGCGGGTCAACAGCCAGAAGCCATTCAACGCGGAGCCGCCGGCCGAGCTGCTGGCCGAGCGCTTCCTGACGCCCAACGAGCTTTTCTTCACCCGCAACCACCTCCCGGTACCGGTGGTGGAGCCCAGCTCCTACCGGCTGCGGGTGGACGGTCCCGGCGGCCGCACGCTGTCGCTGTCTCTGGACGAGCTGCGGAGCCGCTTCCCCAAACACGAAGTGACGGCGACCCTGCAGTGCGCCGGTAACCGCCGCGCCGAGATGAGCCGCGTGCGGCCCGTCAAAGGGCTGCCGTGGGACATCGGCGCCATCAGCACGGCGCGGTGGGGCGGAGCGAGGCTGCGGGACGTCCTGCTGCACGCCGGCTTCCCCGAGGAGCGCCAGGGCGAGTGGCACGTCTGCTTCGAAGGCTTGGACGCCGACCCCGGGGGGGCTCCGTACGGAGCGTCCATCCCCTACGGCCGCGCGCTCAGCCCCGCCGCTGACGTGCTGCTGGCTTACGAGATGAACGGCGCCGAGCTGCCCCGCGACCACGGCTTCCCGCTCCGCGTCGTGGTGCCCGGCGTGGTGGGCGCGCGCAGCGTCAAATGGCTGCGACGCGTGGCCGTGAGCCCGGCCGAGAGCCCCAGCCACTGGCAGCAGAACGACTACAAGGGCTTCTCCCCCTGCGTGGATTGGGACACGGTGGATTACCGCACGGCCCCCCGCCATCCAGGAGCTGCCGGTGCAATCGGCCGTCACTCAGCCGCGGCCCGGAGCCGCGGTGCCGCCGGGGGAGCTGACGGTGAAGGGTTACGCGTGGAGCGGCGGGGGGCGCGAGGTGGTGCGCGTGGACGTGTCGCTGGACGGCGGGCGCACGTGGAACGTGGCGCGGCTGGCGGGAGAAAAGGCCCCGCTGGGCCGGGCGTGGGCATGGGCGCTGTGGGAGCTGACGGTGCCGGTGGCGGCGGGGACGGAGCTGGAGATCGTCTGCAAAGCGGTGGACAGCAGCTACAACGTGCAGCCCGACAGCGTGGCGCCCATCTGGAACCTGCGCGGGGTGCTGAGCACCGCCTGGCACCGCGTCCGTGTGTCTGTGCAGGACTGACGGCCGCCCCCACGGCTCTGTCGCCCCGCGGCAATGTCATCCCGCAGCATTGTCACCCCCACGGCTCTGTCGCCCCGTGGCCCGCCCTGGATGCGGCCGTGCCGCTGCTGGCACGAAGGTCGCTGCTTTACGGCCCCTGA
- the RAB5B gene encoding ras-related protein Rab-5B, producing the protein MTSRGAARPNGQSQASKICQFKLVLLGESAVGKSSLVLRFVKGQFHEYQESTIGAAFLTQSVCLDDTTVKFEIWDTAGQERYHSLAPMYYRGAQAAIVVYDITNQETFARAKTWVKELQRQASPSIVIALAGNKADLASKRMVEYEEAQAYADDNSLLFMETSAKTAMNVNDLFLAIAKKLPKSEPQSTSGAAGRSRGVDLHEQTQQNKSQCCSN; encoded by the exons ATGACCAGCAGAGGAGCCGCCAGGCCGAACGGGCAATCCCAAGCCAGCAAAATCTGTCAGTTCaaactggtgctgctgggcgAATCGGCGGTGGGGAAATCCAGCCTGGTGCTGCGCTTCGTCAAGGGGCAATTCCACGAGTACCAGGAGAGCACCATCGGGG CGGCGTTCCTCACACAGTCCGTCTGCCTGGACGACACAACGGTGAAGTTTGAGATCTGGGACACGGCGGGCCAGGAGCGATACCACAGCCTGGCCCCCATGTACTACCGGGGGGCGCAGGCCGCCATCGTGGTCTACGACATCACCAACCAG GAAACATTTGCACGGGCGAAAACATGGGTGAAAGAGCTGCAGAGGCAAGCCAGCCCCAGCATCGTCATTGCGCTCGCGGGCAACAAAGCCGACCTGGCCAGCAAACGTATGGTGGAGTACGAA GAGGCGCAGGCTTACGCAGATGACAACAGCCTGTTGTTCATGGAGACGTCGGCCAAGACGGCGATGAATGTGAACGACCTCTTCCTGGCCATCG CCAAGAAGCTGCCAAAGAGCGAGCCCCAGAGCACGAGCGGTGCAGCGGGGAGGAGCAGAGGCGTGGACCTTCACGAGCAAACCCAGCAGAACAAGAGCCAGTGCTGTAGCAACTGA